In one window of Haloimpatiens sp. FM7315 DNA:
- a CDS encoding glutamate-5-semialdehyde dehydrogenase: protein MSSYEYVKDKANLCKKASRSLGLLDTKVKNKALLSMGEAILKNKDKILEANKVDLKFAREKNMSKAMVDRLLLNENRIYGMAEGLKNVAALEDPIGEVIKMWKRPNGIEIGQITVPIGVIGFIYEARPNVTPDAAGLCIKSGNAVLLKGGSEAINSNKVISKILYDAGIEAGLPEGFIQFIDTNEREVVSSMIKLNEYIDVVIPRGGRSLIDFVVKNSTVPVIQTGAGNCHIFVDESADINMALDIIVNAKTQRPAVCNAMETLLVHKNIAKKFLPVLKERLEKLKVEIRGCSVTKSIINCKEAEEKDFDTEYLDLILAVKVVNSIDEAIDHIYKYSTKHSEAIITNDYKNSQRFLKEIDSSAVYVNASTRFTDGSEFGFGAEIGISTQKLHARGPMGIKQITTTKYIIYGNGQIRD from the coding sequence AAAGCTAATTTGTGCAAAAAAGCCTCAAGAAGCCTAGGGTTATTGGATACAAAGGTTAAAAACAAAGCATTATTGAGTATGGGAGAGGCTATTTTAAAAAATAAAGATAAAATATTAGAAGCAAACAAAGTGGATTTAAAATTTGCTAGGGAAAAAAATATGTCTAAGGCTATGGTGGATAGGCTTTTGTTAAATGAAAACAGAATTTATGGAATGGCTGAAGGTTTAAAAAACGTTGCAGCACTAGAGGATCCCATTGGTGAAGTTATTAAAATGTGGAAAAGGCCTAATGGCATTGAAATAGGACAGATTACAGTGCCTATTGGGGTAATAGGGTTTATATATGAGGCTAGACCTAATGTAACTCCAGATGCTGCAGGATTATGCATAAAATCTGGTAATGCAGTTTTATTAAAAGGTGGCTCAGAGGCCATAAATTCTAATAAAGTTATTTCAAAAATTCTTTATGATGCAGGGATTGAAGCAGGTCTTCCTGAAGGATTTATACAATTTATTGATACTAATGAAAGAGAAGTTGTATCCTCTATGATAAAGTTAAATGAATATATAGATGTAGTAATTCCAAGAGGTGGAAGGTCTCTTATTGATTTTGTTGTTAAAAATTCTACTGTACCTGTTATTCAAACAGGAGCTGGAAACTGTCACATTTTTGTAGATGAAAGTGCAGACATTAATATGGCCCTAGATATTATAGTTAATGCAAAGACCCAAAGGCCTGCGGTTTGCAATGCTATGGAGACACTTTTGGTGCATAAAAATATTGCAAAGAAATTTTTGCCTGTTCTTAAGGAAAGGCTTGAAAAGTTAAAAGTAGAGATTAGAGGTTGTAGTGTAACTAAGTCCATAATAAATTGTAAAGAGGCAGAGGAAAAAGACTTTGATACAGAATATCTTGATTTAATTTTGGCAGTTAAGGTAGTTAATTCTATTGATGAGGCCATAGATCACATATATAAATATAGCACTAAGCATTCAGAGGCAATAATTACAAATGACTATAAGAATTCTCAAAGATTTTTAAAAGAAATTGATTCATCGGCAGTTTATGTAAATGCATCAACAAGATTTACTGATGGGTCAGAGTTTGGGTTTGGTGCTGAAATAGGCATAAGCACCCAAAAACTTCATGCTAGAGGTCCTATGGGAATTAAGCAAATAACAACTACTAAATATATTATCTATGGAAATGGACAAATAAGAGATTAG
- a CDS encoding pyridoxamine 5'-phosphate oxidase family protein produces MFRDMRRSKQLLLLDETVSILNNCTSGVLGVIGDEGYPYTVPVSYVYKDNKIYFHCAKKGHKIESIEKNSKVTFCVIEKDDVIQNKFTTNYKSVCIFGKAKILTEHLEKINALEALTEKYSPNYIKEGKQEIQKGLEAVSIVQIEIEHITGKASR; encoded by the coding sequence TTGTTTAGAGATATGAGAAGAAGCAAACAATTATTATTATTAGATGAAACAGTTAGTATTTTAAACAATTGTACCTCAGGAGTTTTAGGGGTAATTGGTGATGAAGGATATCCTTATACTGTTCCGGTTAGTTATGTTTATAAAGACAACAAAATATATTTTCACTGTGCCAAAAAAGGGCATAAAATTGAGAGCATAGAGAAAAATTCTAAAGTTACCTTTTGTGTAATAGAAAAAGATGATGTAATTCAAAACAAATTTACTACAAATTATAAAAGTGTGTGCATTTTTGGAAAAGCAAAAATTCTAACGGAGCATTTAGAAAAAATTAATGCCTTAGAAGCTTTAACTGAAAAGTATTCACCAAATTATATTAAAGAAGGAAAACAGGAAATCCAAAAAGGTCTAGAAGCGGTATCTATAGTTCAGATAGAAATAGAACATATTACAGGTAAGGCTTCAAGGTAG